The following is a genomic window from Dehalobacter sp..
GTGAATTCTTTAGATAAAGAAAAAATAATTGAATTACTAGATCCCATACATAATGATTTGGGAGAATGCAGCATTTACTTTAGGACTGCCGCTAATAAATTCAAGATTATCGATGACTCGTTGCAGAAAACAATTTTCGTTCGTTATGGCGAAGGGGAAAAATTCATCAATTTATTAAAAGTAATGGGGCCTGATCGCTGGTTATTGAGGAAACTTCAGAGATATACAGTCAATGTCTATAACTACGACTTTGATGAATTAAAGCGGCGAGGTGCAATTGAGGAAGTGCATCCTCAGATCTTTGCACTGTCATCTAAGCTAGATTATTCAAAAGATACCGGCTTGCTAGTTGACGAGACCATTTACGACCCGGAGCAATTTATTATTTAGAAAGGAGATGTTGAAGGTGCACAATTGGTGTTTGGAGGTGTGGGGTGACTATGCCTGCTTTACCCGGCCAGAGATGAAAGTCGAACGGGTAAGCTATGATGTTATCACCCCATCGGCGGCCAGGGCTATCTTTGAGGCAATTCTATGGAAGCCCGCTATACGGTGGAATATAACTAAAATTGAAGTACTTAATCCAATCAAATGGATTTCCGTCCGCAGAAACGAGGTTGGCAAGGTGGTAGCCGCACCAACTGCCAAACAAATGGCGGGTGTGCTTGGAGCGCCAATGGGCATTTTTATTGAAGATGAGCGCCAGCAGCGTGCCGGACTTTTTTTGCGAGATGTCAGATATCGAATTCATGGGTATTTTGATTTTATCAGACCAGAGCAGAGAAGAAAAAACCGTCCAATCAATTCTGAGGTTTGGGCGGACGAGCAGGAGAGTACTGAAAGCTCCAGGTTTGATGAAACCGAAGCGAAATATGCGGCGATGTTTGAGCGGCGGGCGAAAAAAGGACAGTGTTTCCACAGGCCTTATCTGGGCTGCCGGGAGTTCGCTTGCGATTTTCGATTAATCAAGAATTCGGATGAAGATGTTGTGGAGCCTATCAAGGATACGCGTGATTTGGGTTATATGTTGTATGATATCGATTTTGATCGTGATGAAAAGGAACCAATACCACTGTTTTTTAGGGCGCATCTTAACAAGGGGATATTGAACACCGACCGCAGGGAAGTTGAGGTGAGAGGATGATATTACTCGCCTTAAAAGAGTACTATGACCGGAAGGCTGCTGAAGGCTTGATCGCGCAGGATGGCTGGATTAAAGGTGGGCTCGATTTCCTAATCGAGCTCGACCATGACGGAAACCCGCACAACACCGTTGACCTGCGAGAGACAGCTGGCAAAAAAAGAATTACACACCCCTTTGATGTCCCCAATATTGGGAATCAGGCATTGAAACATTCTAATAGCGGTAAAGATGCAAATTTGCTGTGGGATAACTCTGCATTTGTCTTCGGATTAGGAGATAAAGGAGATTTGCGTCTGCAAAGCATGATTGATGCAATTGATGAATGGATCGGCGAAACGAGTGACCCAGGTGTTAATGCGGTGCGAAACTTTCTTCAGAAAGGCCTGGAAAACCGGAACCATTTTAATCCAGTACTTAATCATTCCGCATATGGCGATCATCTGAGAGAAGGCAACGCCAAAGTTAGTTTTAGAATTCTTCAAACTGAGTATAAATTGGTTTTCAACT
Proteins encoded in this region:
- the cas5c gene encoding type I-C CRISPR-associated protein Cas5c, with the translated sequence MHNWCLEVWGDYACFTRPEMKVERVSYDVITPSAARAIFEAILWKPAIRWNITKIEVLNPIKWISVRRNEVGKVVAAPTAKQMAGVLGAPMGIFIEDERQQRAGLFLRDVRYRIHGYFDFIRPEQRRKNRPINSEVWADEQESTESSRFDETEAKYAAMFERRAKKGQCFHRPYLGCREFACDFRLIKNSDEDVVEPIKDTRDLGYMLYDIDFDRDEKEPIPLFFRAHLNKGILNTDRREVEVRG